The following proteins are encoded in a genomic region of Candidatus Edwardsbacteria bacterium:
- a CDS encoding TetR family transcriptional regulator produces MSKTPKGALARERIFKTGAVLFAQKGYHAVGVREIAEVAGVKLPMISYYFGGKQELLKEIITSGFASYYGHIKRETDAATDPEQKALAVARGIIGFFREFPEIALVTFSVFPVNMAEVHRLRTWLIKKHSHMNPHLYQILGLAPNDPAMVHVFSEFMYAIIRNHFQYRYSLNFYPTAEQAYTKQKGVKDVDRIFDDAFYQRYAEIVARAFILSAQGMKKK; encoded by the coding sequence ATGTCAAAAACACCCAAAGGGGCCCTGGCCAGGGAACGCATATTCAAGACCGGAGCGGTGCTTTTCGCTCAAAAGGGGTATCATGCAGTAGGAGTCCGTGAGATAGCTGAAGTCGCTGGTGTGAAACTACCGATGATCAGCTATTACTTCGGAGGCAAGCAGGAGCTGTTAAAGGAGATAATAACGTCCGGCTTCGCCAGCTATTATGGCCATATCAAGCGGGAAACTGACGCTGCCACGGATCCGGAACAAAAAGCCCTGGCCGTGGCTAGGGGTATCATCGGGTTCTTCCGGGAATTCCCGGAAATAGCCCTGGTAACCTTTTCAGTTTTTCCGGTCAATATGGCCGAAGTTCACCGGCTGAGGACCTGGCTGATCAAAAAGCATTCGCATATGAATCCGCATTTATACCAGATACTGGGTTTGGCCCCAAATGATCCGGCTATGGTTCACGTTTTTTCGGAATTCATGTACGCCATCATACGCAATCATTTTCAATACCGTTACAGCCTTAACTTTTACCCCACCGCCGAGCAGGCTTATACCAAACAAAAAGGGGTCAAGGACGTGGATCGTATCTTTGATGATGCTTTTTACCAGCGGTATGCTGAGATAGTGGCCCGGGCTTTTATTTTAAGTGCCCAGGGAATGAAGAAAAAGTGA
- a CDS encoding TetR/AcrR family transcriptional regulator, with protein MGQKREQLRRDKEQKILAAAQLLFLSRGYRNITFRDIADQAGFTRRTVYAYFPTKEELMMTLHLEGLQKRLVVLEKAMAPAQTGLAKVDAFGRAYFRHYQAHPDQLLLQVILDTEKLDHAKISPALMSRFRQANDLGHEQLEGALALGKSDGTISPDINVKLYFVYLVFTLRAIAKQTLFPALLPVERFGEKFYYDYLKLLLKALAPDESKI; from the coding sequence ATGGGTCAAAAAAGAGAGCAGCTCCGCCGGGACAAGGAGCAAAAGATACTGGCCGCCGCCCAGCTGCTTTTCCTATCACGCGGCTACCGTAATATCACCTTCCGGGACATCGCCGACCAGGCCGGCTTTACCAGGCGGACGGTCTATGCCTACTTCCCCACCAAGGAGGAATTGATGATGACCCTCCATCTGGAGGGCCTGCAGAAACGCCTGGTGGTGTTGGAGAAGGCCATGGCCCCGGCCCAGACCGGTCTGGCCAAGGTTGACGCCTTCGGCCGGGCCTACTTCCGCCACTATCAGGCCCATCCGGACCAGCTTCTGCTGCAGGTGATCTTGGACACCGAGAAGCTGGACCATGCCAAAATATCCCCCGCCCTGATGTCCCGTTTCCGACAGGCCAACGACCTGGGCCATGAACAGCTGGAGGGGGCCCTGGCCCTGGGTAAGAGCGACGGAACCATTTCGCCCGACATCAACGTCAAGCTGTATTTCGTCTACCTGGTCTTTACCCTGCGGGCCATAGCCAAACAGACCCTGTTTCCCGCCCTGCTGCCGGTCGAGCGCTTTGGCGAAAAATTCTATTATGATTACCTGAAACTGCTGCTGAAGGCCCTGGCCCCGGATGAATCTAAAATTTAA
- a CDS encoding SPASM domain-containing protein — MADSYKVSRFNIWHKGTGRTFLYNTFTTGLMALNEAGCEKVRTALSQPEKIGALDHSEIEVLLKNGFIVSSELEELDMVKFRYRRGVFSEKNFSLILVPTTKCNFICSYCFEQNKRHEEMSPGDQEQILTFLEEELKSIRPESFMVGWYGGEPLFCPQVIESMSGRIGRICASLGIKRQADWIVTNGYFLDQDMAQLLRRCNIDDVQISLDGNREYHDKSRILCDGSGTFDRLLDSIGTAQRHFAKVNVRINTNRQNLEGVRRMVTDLEIFKADNVRWTIGNLKHYLGGQIGKDQDDGYFKGPELQGVQREMGRYKPVRPGAASPGPREQFFHTKMNNCGGDSFKCFFIGPGAMVYKCAEHMEPEDAAGVIENGKFVPHPRYYDWVMDEPFDSPACLKCSYLPMCMGGCPAIRKRVGVPNDETCGYWRQWLKYKFEDLDACPE, encoded by the coding sequence ATGGCGGATAGTTATAAGGTCTCGCGATTCAACATCTGGCATAAGGGTACGGGCAGGACCTTCCTCTACAATACATTCACCACCGGCCTGATGGCCTTGAATGAGGCCGGTTGCGAAAAGGTCCGAACCGCCTTGAGCCAGCCGGAAAAAATAGGTGCTCTGGACCATTCGGAAATTGAGGTTCTGCTGAAAAACGGCTTCATCGTGTCTTCCGAACTGGAAGAGCTGGACATGGTGAAGTTCCGCTACCGCCGCGGGGTGTTCAGCGAAAAGAACTTCAGCCTGATCCTGGTGCCCACCACCAAGTGCAACTTCATATGCAGCTATTGTTTTGAGCAGAACAAACGGCACGAGGAGATGAGCCCCGGCGACCAGGAGCAGATATTGACGTTTCTGGAAGAAGAGCTGAAGAGCATCCGGCCTGAAAGCTTCATGGTGGGCTGGTACGGCGGCGAGCCGCTGTTTTGCCCCCAGGTGATAGAGAGCATGTCGGGACGGATCGGCCGGATATGCGCCTCTTTGGGAATAAAGCGCCAGGCCGATTGGATCGTGACCAACGGCTATTTTCTCGATCAGGATATGGCGCAGCTTCTGAGGCGCTGCAATATCGACGACGTTCAGATAAGCCTGGACGGCAACCGGGAGTACCACGACAAAAGCCGGATACTGTGTGATGGCAGCGGCACTTTCGACCGCCTGCTGGATTCCATCGGGACCGCCCAGCGCCACTTCGCCAAGGTCAACGTGCGGATAAACACCAACCGGCAGAACCTGGAGGGCGTTCGGCGGATGGTGACGGACCTTGAGATATTCAAGGCGGACAACGTCAGGTGGACCATCGGCAATCTGAAGCACTACCTGGGCGGGCAGATCGGCAAGGACCAGGATGACGGGTATTTCAAGGGCCCGGAGCTCCAGGGGGTCCAGAGGGAGATGGGCCGCTACAAGCCGGTTCGGCCCGGGGCCGCCAGTCCCGGCCCCAGGGAGCAATTCTTCCATACCAAGATGAACAACTGCGGCGGGGATAGCTTCAAATGTTTCTTCATAGGGCCGGGGGCCATGGTTTATAAATGCGCCGAGCACATGGAGCCGGAGGATGCGGCGGGCGTCATCGAGAACGGAAAGTTTGTCCCCCATCCCAGGTATTACGACTGGGTTATGGACGAGCCCTTCGACAGCCCAGCCTGCCTTAAATGCAGCTATCTGCCGATGTGCATGGGCGGCTGCCCGGCCATACGCAAAAGGGTCGGCGTTCCCAACGACGAGACCTGCGGGTACTGGAGACAATGGCTCAAGTACAAGTTTGAGGATCTGGACGCCTGTCCAGAATGA
- a CDS encoding T9SS type A sorting domain-containing protein produces the protein MKQSALIIILTTVSFWKPAAGQPAFKVTTVDTNVNHAAAIAVADLNRDGIPDLVAASWGNPPSSADYKGIRYSLGSDSAVSSWSCLAVDSIYHPMGVEAADLDGDSLIDVAACGWVSNDLAWWGNDGNVPINWTRYAIDSNFTNAHEIHAADIDGDGDFDIFAAAAGVKQIAVWYNDGSQPPVWTKQVVDSAFGGARSVVAADFDGDGDLDLAGAALLIDQVAWWRNEGDSPAAWTKYVIDNTFDTAHRLNWVDLDLDGRADLVGAGYSGSIVWWRNTVGSPIDWVKQAVAPEYPGGMVAHAADMDGDGDIDIIGTNQVNDLVSVWTNEGGAPPAWTEYRWSYPGPWPILPYDLNGDGTPDMVTGGYYESSWFRNISHLRVSAVPGFCSLLPGDSTSVLLELPLRFGKTSAVEISAALEAAPFQGSISLVLDRTSLSSPDSCRLAITASPDASPGKYGISITTSDGIDTLTIEGMIEIEIIGQGQAACIGASQKMLALVRSVWSETDSLGSFPSSIGSNYQALIIESGAGPADSAKVRSFIENGGRALIMAETPYDLCAGTALAPISGWLGATTFAFYTGAGISIISNYNEPFGFSSVASGDTLGIAVSGCGRLSGLTANATSIAHLGSVSSAIAGAYCHYGSGHSFYYTGGAGISPSSDSLLAAYLKNPALGVGSVPGGIVLTARLLLKVKPNPMAGYCQIDLNLPSSGPADLSVYDIAGRKIATILHQPMAQGPHREYWDGRMAGGLRCASGVYFIRGTTPAGAATQKVLLLK, from the coding sequence ATGAAACAGTCAGCATTGATCATTATTCTGACCACAGTATCATTTTGGAAGCCGGCCGCCGGCCAGCCGGCCTTCAAGGTCACGACCGTTGACACCAACGTCAACCACGCGGCGGCCATCGCGGTGGCCGACCTCAACCGGGACGGGATCCCTGATCTGGTGGCCGCTTCCTGGGGCAACCCGCCCAGCAGCGCTGATTACAAAGGGATCCGTTACAGCCTGGGCAGCGACAGCGCGGTCTCTTCCTGGAGCTGTCTGGCGGTCGATTCCATCTACCATCCCATGGGGGTGGAGGCGGCGGACCTTGACGGGGATAGTTTGATCGATGTGGCGGCCTGCGGCTGGGTCTCCAACGATCTGGCCTGGTGGGGCAACGACGGCAATGTTCCCATCAATTGGACCAGATATGCCATCGATTCCAATTTCACCAATGCCCACGAGATCCATGCCGCCGATATTGACGGGGATGGTGATTTTGACATCTTCGCCGCCGCGGCCGGGGTCAAACAGATCGCGGTATGGTACAACGACGGCAGCCAGCCTCCGGTCTGGACCAAACAAGTGGTGGATTCCGCCTTCGGCGGGGCCCGCTCGGTGGTGGCCGCCGACTTCGACGGGGACGGCGACCTGGACCTGGCCGGGGCGGCCCTGCTGATCGACCAGGTGGCCTGGTGGAGGAACGAAGGCGATTCTCCGGCCGCCTGGACCAAGTACGTGATCGATAATACCTTTGACACCGCCCATCGCCTGAACTGGGTAGACCTGGACCTGGACGGGCGGGCAGACCTGGTGGGGGCCGGATACTCCGGTTCCATTGTCTGGTGGCGCAACACCGTGGGGTCGCCCATTGACTGGGTCAAACAGGCGGTGGCCCCGGAATATCCAGGTGGCATGGTGGCCCACGCCGCCGACATGGACGGCGACGGCGACATCGACATCATCGGTACCAACCAGGTCAATGATCTGGTCAGCGTCTGGACCAATGAGGGGGGTGCGCCCCCGGCCTGGACGGAATACCGCTGGAGCTATCCCGGGCCCTGGCCCATCCTGCCCTATGACCTGAACGGCGACGGCACCCCCGATATGGTCACCGGAGGATATTACGAAAGTTCCTGGTTCCGGAACATCTCGCATTTAAGGGTGTCAGCGGTCCCGGGCTTTTGCAGCCTGCTTCCGGGCGACAGCACCAGTGTCCTGCTGGAACTGCCGCTGCGGTTTGGAAAGACCTCTGCCGTAGAGATCTCGGCCGCCCTTGAGGCTGCGCCTTTCCAGGGTTCGATCTCACTGGTTCTTGACCGGACCTCTCTTTCATCTCCAGACAGCTGCCGGCTGGCGATAACCGCTTCGCCGGATGCCTCTCCCGGCAAATACGGTATCTCGATAACCACCTCCGACGGGATTGATACCTTGACCATCGAAGGGATGATCGAGATCGAGATCATCGGCCAGGGACAGGCCGCCTGCATCGGGGCCAGCCAAAAGATGCTGGCTCTGGTCAGGTCGGTTTGGAGCGAAACAGACAGCTTGGGAAGTTTTCCCTCATCTATTGGAAGCAACTATCAGGCTTTGATAATTGAAAGCGGGGCAGGGCCCGCCGACAGCGCCAAAGTAAGAAGTTTCATTGAAAACGGCGGGCGGGCGCTGATCATGGCAGAGACCCCTTACGATCTTTGTGCCGGCACGGCACTGGCCCCGATTAGCGGCTGGCTAGGCGCCACCACCTTTGCCTTTTATACCGGAGCCGGGATATCAATCATATCCAATTATAATGAGCCGTTTGGATTCAGCAGCGTTGCCTCTGGCGATACTTTGGGAATAGCTGTTTCGGGATGCGGCCGGCTGTCTGGCCTCACCGCCAATGCCACCTCGATAGCCCATCTGGGCTCGGTCAGCAGCGCTATCGCCGGGGCTTACTGCCATTACGGCAGCGGGCACAGCTTTTATTACACCGGCGGGGCCGGCATCAGCCCGTCCAGCGACTCCCTGCTGGCCGCCTATTTGAAGAACCCGGCGCTGGGAGTGGGATCAGTGCCCGGGGGAATTGTTTTGACCGCCCGGCTGCTGCTGAAGGTAAAACCCAACCCCATGGCCGGTTACTGTCAGATCGATCTCAATCTGCCTTCCTCCGGTCCGGCCGATCTTTCGGTTTACGATATCGCCGGGCGTAAAATTGCCACCATCCTGCACCAGCCGATGGCCCAGGGCCCGCACCGGGAATATTGGGACGGCCGGATGGCCGGGGGCTTAAGGTGCGCCTCGGGGGTTTATTTTATTCGGGGCACCACGCCGGCCGGTGCAGCCACCCAAAAGGTGCTGCTGCTGAAATAG
- a CDS encoding response regulator, with translation MDGAFKTGSNPAQVGSSGPGDQEADKTILLVEDEKAMREMAAFLLQNKGYAVLTADSFSRAEQLFRENRQAVRLLLTDLVLPDGSGIELHRKLIGIKPELATLIVSGRQPGPGEIPREAQFMKKPFSLAELHQRLTQALERPDGFGKKPPPVCGLAHRFPAGQTDMFARGFEFACCDSRDCPYKQVHRRRNYCFYPRAGGDENLNEEVN, from the coding sequence ATGGACGGGGCTTTTAAGACCGGCTCAAACCCGGCCCAGGTCGGATCATCAGGACCAGGCGATCAGGAGGCGGATAAAACCATTCTGCTGGTGGAGGACGAGAAAGCCATGCGGGAGATGGCGGCTTTTCTTCTCCAGAACAAGGGTTATGCCGTTCTGACCGCCGACAGCTTCAGTCGGGCCGAACAGCTTTTTAGAGAGAACCGGCAAGCGGTCCGGCTGTTGCTCACCGACCTGGTCCTGCCGGACGGCAGCGGCATCGAATTGCACCGGAAATTGATCGGGATCAAGCCGGAGTTGGCGACCCTGATAGTTTCCGGCCGCCAGCCCGGTCCGGGAGAGATCCCCCGGGAAGCCCAATTCATGAAGAAGCCGTTCTCCCTGGCGGAGCTGCACCAAAGATTGACCCAGGCCCTGGAACGACCCGATGGTTTCGGCAAAAAGCCGCCGCCGGTCTGCGGGCTGGCCCATCGGTTCCCGGCCGGCCAGACCGATATGTTTGCCCGGGGATTTGAATTTGCCTGCTGTGATTCCCGGGATTGCCCCTACAAGCAGGTGCACCGGCGCCGCAATTACTGCTTCTATCCACGGGCCGGCGGCGACGAGAACTTAAACGAGGAGGTTAACTGA